Proteins from one Malania oleifera isolate guangnan ecotype guangnan chromosome 4, ASM2987363v1, whole genome shotgun sequence genomic window:
- the LOC131152678 gene encoding uncharacterized GPI-anchored protein At3g06035-like, producing MASLQRSTVFFLPLLLHAFFFLSHPVSCNDVEDKLFKGINNYRGTANLPALSENDHAGCLADEIAEKIEDQPCTKTTGAASGTQPRFSDYPDPLKKCHLNINNTKDGVILQACVPDLDSDLVLSNFTKTQYAKFLNDSKYTGAGIGSEGSWIVVILSTGTAGGSFEASDGGVGLVWMGGAGKSWLVSLLMGLLLALVMN from the exons ATGGCGTCTCTGCAACGCAGTACTGTCTTCTTCCTTCCTCTCCTTCTTCATGCCTTCTTCTTCCTCTCCCACCCAGTCTCTTGTAATG ATGTAGAAGACAAGCTCTTCAAAGGCATAAACAACTACAGGGGAACAGCAAACCTGCCAGCTCTCTCCGAGAACGACCATGCCGGTTGCCTTGCCGACGAGATCGCCGAAAAAATAGAGGACCAACCCTGCACCAAAACCACCGGTGCCGCTTCGGGCACCCAGCCTCGGTTTTCTGATTACCCGGACCCTCTCAAGAAGTGCCATTTAAACATCAACAACACCAAAGATGGGGTGATCCTGCAGGCCTGTGTTCCAGACCTGGACTCTGACCTTGTCCTCTCTAACTTCACCAAAACCCAGTACGCAAAGTTTCTGAATGACTCGAAGTATACTGGAGCCGGGATCGGTTCCGAGGGGAGCTGGATAGTGGTCATCCTGAGCACGGGCACGGCCGGAGGGAGCTTTGAGGCTTCTGATGGAGGAGTTGGGTTGGTTTGGATGGGTGGTGCAGGGAAATCTTGGTTGGTTTCTTTGCTGATGGGCTTGCTTTTGGCTCTGGTCATGAACTGA